A section of the Melopsittacus undulatus isolate bMelUnd1 chromosome 3, bMelUnd1.mat.Z, whole genome shotgun sequence genome encodes:
- the LOC101870557 gene encoding mitochondrial amidoxime reducing component 2: MSGARSALGLSVRAPRPGWLWGAAAALLGLSALVGAWRWVAGLRRAAERRRRLQRVGTVMSIFVYPVKSCRGMAVREAQVTPMGLRSGELRDRFWLVIKEDGQMVTARQEPRLVLISVSSEDGHLILEAPEMKNLYLPVKLPRKNRVVNCRVFGLDIQGRDCGDEVAQWITTFLNSEPYRLVHFEPSMVPRKSKDVINLFRATDEVAYPDCSPVLVISEASLDDLNAKLEKKVKIQNFRPNIFVTDCSAFEEDTWEDVLIGDVEMKGTVCCARCILTTVNPDTGVLDRKEPLETLKSYRLCDPSERHIYKSSPLFGRYFAVDKTGTIQVGDPVYKMVQ; this comes from the exons ATGAGTGGGGCGAGGAGCGCACTGGGCCTGTCTGTGCGGGCCCCGCGGCCGGGCTGGCTGTGGGGGGCTGCGGCCGCGCTGCTGGGGCTGAGCGCGCTGGTCGGAGCATGGCGCTGGGTCGCTGGGCTGAGGCGAGCGGCGGAGCGCCGCCGGCGCCTGCAGCGGGTGGGGACGGTGATGAGCATATTCGTGTACCCGGTGAAGTCGTGCCGGGGCATGGCGGTGCGGGAGGCGCAGGTGACGCCGATGGGGCTGCGGAGCGGCGAGCTGCGGGACAG GTTTTGGCTTGTGATCAAGGAAGATGGGCAAATGGTTACAGCTCGGCAGGAGCCCCGGCTCGTCCTCATTTCTGTCAGCTCTGAGGATGGGCACTTGATCTTGGAGGCACCAGAAATGAAGAACCTGTACTTGCCTGTGAAGCTGCCCAGGAAAAACCGTGTGGTGAACTGCAG GGTGTTTGGACTGGATATCCAAGGCAGGGACTGTGGAGATGAAGTGGCTCAGTGGATCACCACTTTCCTGAATTCGGAGCCATATCGCCTGGTGCACTTTGAGCCCTCCATGGTGCCAAGAAAGTCAAAAGATGTAATAAATCTTTTCCGAGCCACAGATGAG GTTGCCTATCCTGACTGTAGCCCAGTCTTGGTCATCTCAGAAGCTTCATTGGACGATTTAAATGCCAAGCTAGAGAAGAAAGTGAAGATACAGAACTTCAGGCCAAATATTTTTGTGACGGATTGCAGTGCTTTTGAGGAG GACACCTGGGAGGATGTTCTTATTGGCGATGTGGAAATGAAAGGGACAGTGTGTTGTGCCAG GTGTATTTTAACAACTGTTAACCCAGACACTGGGGTGCTGGACAGGAAAGAGCCCTTGGAAACATTGAAAAG TTACCGCTTATGTGATCCATCGGAGCGACACATCTACAAATCCAGCCCTCTCTTTGGGAGATACTTTGCTGTTGACAAAACTGGAACAATTCAAGTTGGAGACCCTGTGTACAAGATGGTCCAGTAA